In one window of Helianthus annuus cultivar XRQ/B chromosome 17, HanXRQr2.0-SUNRISE, whole genome shotgun sequence DNA:
- the LOC110870240 gene encoding E3 ubiquitin-protein ligase ATL6-like, whose product MASSYIVVAVTTHLKWAWDMLLYLCFFHHCMPLDVPVYGQDPACVSMLHQNKSYGDEPVDCAVCLSKIEEDDEIEVLRCDHLFHKSCMDRCVEYRHTRCPLCRDVLAGPRKVCVLGREVLYFSFSSNGSTDDDCDGWWIR is encoded by the coding sequence ATGGCATCAAGTTACATTGTAGTAGCTGTTACTACCCATTTGAAATGGGCATGGGACATGTTACTCTACCTATGTTTCTTCCATCACTGCATGCCACTTGATGTTCCAGTATATGGTCAAGATCCAGCTTGTGTGAGCATGTTACACCAGAACAAGAGCTATGGGGATGAACCGGTAGACTGTGCGGTATGCCTGTCAAAGATCGAAGAAGACGATGAGATTGAAGTGCTGAGATGTGACCATCTCTTTCACAAGAGCTGCATGGACCGTTGTGTCGAATATAGGCACACCAGATGCCCCTTGTGCCGCGATGTTCTAGCTGGACCTCGAAAGGTTTGTGTTCTCGGCCGTGAAGTGTTGTATTTCAGTTTCTCTTCAAACGGGTCAACTGATGATGATTGTGATGGGTGGTGGATTCGGTGA